One Paraburkholderia caffeinilytica DNA segment encodes these proteins:
- a CDS encoding HU family DNA-binding protein: protein MNKQELIDAVAAATGESKAATGQTIDAIVEAVTKAVVGGDTVQLVGFGSFSTGARAARVGRNPSTGAEIQIAAAKTVKFTAGKAFKEAVNAS from the coding sequence ATGAACAAACAGGAACTGATTGATGCAGTCGCCGCAGCGACGGGCGAAAGCAAAGCGGCCACCGGCCAAACCATCGACGCTATCGTCGAAGCGGTGACCAAAGCCGTGGTGGGTGGCGATACGGTGCAACTGGTCGGTTTCGGTTCTTTCTCGACCGGCGCGCGCGCAGCACGCGTTGGCCGCAATCCGTCGACCGGTGCCGAGATCCAGATCGCGGCAGCCAAGACGGTGAAGTTCACCGCCGGCAAGGCATTCAAGGAAGCCGTCAACGCGTCGTAA
- a CDS encoding MFS transporter yields MSTANRQRFALPFRQTTLVIIAGALILSAAMGIRQTFGLFIGPFSFDRGLPVTLIAFAIALHNLVWGFAQPFAGAAADRYGSAPVVAFGATTFAAGLGVAAVAPSGPLLIVGMGLLVGIGVSCTTFGVVLPAVGRIASPEKRSMAMGLVSAGGSAGQVLMVPLVQGIRLSSGIATSLFALAFLMLLIAPLGMVLDRRASVGMQVPAAPAEPLRKVFAQAARHRGYRLLTLGFFTCGFQLAFIATHLPEYLTLCHMPVGLGATALALIGLFNMAGSWGCGWLGGRFRQHHVLGWLYLVRSATIGAFFLLPKSPASVVIFAAVMGLTWLGTVPLTSGLVAKVFGTRHLGSLFGVCFLSHQIGSFLGAWLGGLVFDLTGSYSLLWEATVAAGLIAAMLHFPIDDQAVSTPAIRSEPAGA; encoded by the coding sequence ATGTCCACCGCCAATCGCCAACGCTTCGCCTTGCCGTTCCGTCAAACGACGCTCGTGATCATCGCCGGCGCGCTGATTCTGAGCGCCGCCATGGGCATCCGGCAGACCTTCGGCCTCTTCATCGGGCCGTTCTCGTTCGACCGCGGCCTGCCCGTCACGTTGATCGCTTTCGCCATCGCGCTGCACAACCTGGTGTGGGGTTTCGCGCAACCGTTCGCGGGCGCGGCGGCGGACCGCTATGGCTCGGCGCCGGTGGTCGCGTTCGGCGCGACGACTTTCGCGGCAGGTCTGGGCGTCGCGGCGGTCGCGCCGTCCGGCCCGCTGCTGATCGTCGGCATGGGTCTGCTGGTCGGCATCGGTGTGAGTTGCACGACCTTCGGCGTGGTGTTGCCGGCGGTCGGCCGCATCGCTTCGCCGGAAAAGCGCAGCATGGCGATGGGTCTCGTTAGCGCAGGCGGCTCGGCCGGACAGGTGTTGATGGTCCCGCTCGTGCAGGGCATTCGACTCAGCTCGGGCATCGCCACGTCGCTCTTCGCCCTGGCCTTCCTGATGTTGCTGATCGCGCCGCTCGGCATGGTGCTGGACCGGCGCGCGAGTGTCGGCATGCAGGTCCCGGCGGCGCCCGCCGAGCCGCTTCGCAAGGTCTTCGCCCAGGCGGCCCGGCATCGCGGCTATCGACTCCTGACGCTCGGCTTCTTCACGTGTGGCTTTCAACTCGCGTTCATCGCGACCCATCTGCCTGAATATCTGACGCTCTGCCATATGCCCGTCGGCCTGGGTGCTACCGCGCTCGCGCTGATCGGCCTGTTCAACATGGCGGGCAGTTGGGGATGCGGCTGGCTGGGCGGCCGGTTCCGGCAGCACCATGTGCTCGGCTGGCTTTACCTCGTTCGAAGCGCGACGATCGGCGCCTTCTTCCTGCTGCCGAAGAGCCCGGCTTCAGTCGTCATCTTCGCGGCGGTAATGGGGTTGACCTGGCTCGGGACCGTGCCGCTGACGAGCGGACTCGTGGCGAAAGTGTTCGGCACGAGGCATCTCGGCAGCCTTTTTGGCGTGTGCTTCCTGAGCCACCAGATCGGCTCGTTTCTCGGCGCATGGCTAGGCGGCCTCGTGTTCGACCTGACCGGATCGTATTCGCTGCTGTGGGAAGCCACGGTCGCAGCCGGACTCATCGCCGCGATGCTGCACTTCCCGATCGACGACCAGGCCGTCAGCACGCCCGCCATCCGCTCCGAACCGGCGGGTGCGTGA
- a CDS encoding LysR substrate-binding domain-containing protein: protein MPLRLPPLPALRFFEAAGRHQSFKLAAAELNVTPSAISHGIVGLEQSLGVELFVREPRGISLTAAGADYLSYVSEAFSLIAIGTQRLPNHRANRPIALSCAPTLASRWLLPRLAAFRARWPDANVTVDTSHRHVGFPVDGFDFAIRLSRAPVAGTAWTRLFGERLVPVCSPAYLANLRDAHGGIDLRRATLIHVNSASEDWQAWLDGVALDGVALDGVALDGVAKDGTAIDLNDGLRVDTIQLAFEAASMGLGVALGRRPLVDCDLASGALVEACPQTIASSTAYWLVSAPNTDSAENRPELFDFKRWLLSEAEPFARPSDVADAGSHRAGH from the coding sequence ATGCCGCTTCGTCTGCCACCGCTGCCCGCGCTTCGTTTTTTCGAAGCCGCCGGCAGGCATCAGAGTTTCAAGCTCGCCGCCGCGGAACTGAACGTCACGCCGAGCGCGATTAGCCACGGCATTGTCGGCCTCGAGCAGTCGCTCGGCGTCGAACTGTTCGTGCGCGAGCCGCGCGGAATTTCGCTTACGGCAGCGGGCGCCGATTATCTGTCGTACGTATCCGAAGCGTTTTCGCTGATCGCGATCGGCACGCAGCGCCTGCCCAATCACCGCGCGAATCGCCCGATCGCGCTGAGTTGCGCGCCCACGCTCGCCTCGCGCTGGCTGCTGCCGCGCCTCGCCGCCTTTCGCGCGCGCTGGCCGGACGCGAACGTCACCGTCGATACGTCGCACCGTCACGTCGGCTTTCCCGTCGACGGCTTCGATTTCGCCATTCGCCTGAGCCGTGCACCGGTCGCCGGGACCGCGTGGACGCGTCTGTTCGGCGAACGCCTGGTGCCGGTGTGCAGCCCCGCGTACCTGGCCAACCTGCGCGACGCGCACGGCGGCATCGATCTGCGGCGCGCGACGCTCATTCACGTGAACTCGGCCAGCGAGGACTGGCAGGCGTGGCTCGACGGGGTCGCCTTAGACGGGGTCGCCTTAGACGGGGTCGCCTTAGACGGAGTCGCCAAGGACGGAACCGCCATCGACCTGAACGACGGATTGCGCGTCGACACGATCCAGCTGGCGTTCGAAGCCGCGAGCATGGGCCTCGGCGTCGCGCTCGGCAGGCGGCCGCTGGTGGATTGCGATCTCGCGAGCGGCGCGCTCGTCGAAGCCTGCCCCCAAACGATCGCCTCCTCCACCGCGTACTGGCTGGTGAGCGCCCCCAATACGGATAGCGCGGAGAATCGCCCGGAACTGTTCGACTTCAAACGGTGGCTGCTCAGCGAGGCTGAGCCCTTCGCCAGGCCATCCGATGTAGCCGACGCGGGATCGCATCGCGCCGGCCACTGA
- a CDS encoding DUF899 family protein: MTDVDPFAQTLKPARLLADSPSRFPGESAAYRSARNDLLAEEIELRRHIERVAAQRRMLPPGGVVPQDYRFEGEAGPVTLSEMFGAHDTLVTYNWMFGPQRARPCPMCTSLLSAYDGEMPDILQRVAFAVIGRSSIDKLVAFKKERGWRHLRLYSSGGNTFNRDYAAEDPDGDDHPAFNVFTRSGDTVRHFWAEEMGPSTADPGQDPRGAPDVMPIWTVLDMTPGGRGTDWYPKLEYDTVPR, encoded by the coding sequence ATGACTGACGTAGACCCGTTCGCACAAACGTTGAAACCGGCCCGGCTGCTCGCCGACTCGCCTAGCCGGTTTCCAGGCGAGAGCGCGGCATATCGCAGCGCGCGCAACGATCTGCTGGCCGAGGAAATCGAGTTGCGCCGTCATATCGAACGCGTGGCCGCGCAGCGCCGCATGCTGCCGCCCGGCGGCGTCGTGCCGCAGGACTATCGCTTCGAGGGCGAAGCGGGCCCGGTGACGCTGTCGGAAATGTTCGGCGCGCATGACACCCTCGTCACCTACAACTGGATGTTCGGCCCGCAGCGCGCGCGGCCCTGTCCGATGTGCACCTCGCTCCTGAGCGCTTACGACGGTGAAATGCCCGACATATTGCAACGCGTGGCCTTTGCCGTGATCGGCCGTTCGTCGATCGACAAGCTGGTGGCGTTCAAGAAAGAGCGCGGCTGGCGGCATCTTCGGCTGTATTCGTCGGGCGGCAACACCTTCAACCGCGACTACGCCGCTGAAGATCCGGATGGCGACGATCATCCGGCCTTCAACGTGTTCACGCGCTCAGGCGATACGGTGCGGCACTTCTGGGCCGAGGAAATGGGGCCGTCGACTGCGGACCCGGGTCAGGACCCGCGCGGCGCACCCGATGTGATGCCGATCTGGACGGTGCTCGATATGACGCCCGGCGGTCGCGGCACCGACTGGTATCCGAAGCTGGAATACGACACGGTGCCGCGTTAG
- a CDS encoding putative bifunctional diguanylate cyclase/phosphodiesterase gives MVRLAKLREALSVAEGDPELVRSQLQAFGRQIPLLYFILIVNTMAVAVTHLGSAPAWLSLYLPGALCTLCVIRCMCWWRIRHRVLTHDKAVPELRKVIWLASIFAVAFSSWSLLLFPYGSAYEQAQVAFYMATTLVGCVFCLMHLRAAALLLLSIVILSFSTYLVFTRSSVFIAMAIDMTLVGVALAFIIELYYRTFAGVVHAQRELQVSQQKTQRLSDDNFRLASIDSLTDLPNRRSFFASLRALSEQTPGAGGGFNVGLIDLDGFKQVNDIYGHASGDLVLQEVGVRLLALAEPGIFFARLGGDEFGVLAQHKLANETLIELGERICEALSQPYRVAGNVAELTGTIGWAAFPEAGTTVQQVFERADAALYVGKEGRRGTPVIFSTEHETRIRRSSLVAQELRHADLESELFLEFQPIYDVLTQRTIGMEALGRWHNERLGAVRPEEFIRIAERTDLILRVTEVLLRKALEEVSRWPSDLYLSFNLSAVDISTSARARRLVDIVLGSGMPAHRVNFEITETAVTRDFEQAHSSLTMIKQAGCRVSLDDFGTGYSSLSYVHRLPFDTIKIDRSFMTDVDSNSASKKIVKSVLDLCRNLGLECIVEGLETSSQADAVKALGARALQGYLFGRPMRASAVPAYLQTALGEGYVVET, from the coding sequence ATGGTTCGGTTAGCCAAATTAAGGGAAGCGCTGTCTGTCGCGGAAGGCGACCCGGAACTCGTGCGCTCGCAACTCCAGGCATTCGGCCGCCAGATACCGTTGCTCTATTTCATCCTGATCGTCAACACGATGGCCGTGGCTGTCACGCATCTGGGATCGGCGCCGGCATGGTTGTCCCTCTACTTGCCGGGCGCGCTCTGCACGCTGTGCGTCATTCGTTGCATGTGCTGGTGGCGCATCCGGCACCGGGTTCTGACGCACGACAAGGCCGTGCCCGAGCTGCGCAAGGTAATCTGGCTCGCGAGCATCTTCGCCGTTGCCTTCAGCAGCTGGTCACTCTTACTGTTTCCCTATGGCTCGGCCTATGAGCAGGCCCAGGTCGCGTTTTACATGGCGACGACGCTGGTCGGTTGCGTGTTCTGCCTGATGCATCTGCGGGCGGCGGCGCTGCTGCTTCTGTCGATCGTCATCCTAAGCTTTTCGACGTATCTGGTTTTCACGCGTTCGTCTGTTTTCATCGCGATGGCCATCGACATGACGCTGGTCGGTGTCGCGCTCGCCTTCATCATCGAACTGTATTACCGGACGTTTGCCGGCGTCGTGCATGCGCAGCGCGAATTGCAGGTGAGCCAGCAGAAAACGCAAAGACTCAGCGACGACAACTTCAGGCTCGCGAGCATCGACAGCCTGACCGACCTGCCCAACCGGCGAAGCTTCTTTGCCTCGCTGCGCGCGCTATCGGAACAGACGCCCGGCGCCGGCGGCGGCTTCAATGTCGGGTTGATCGACCTCGACGGCTTCAAACAGGTCAACGATATCTACGGACACGCGAGCGGCGACCTCGTGCTGCAGGAAGTCGGCGTGCGGCTGCTGGCGCTCGCCGAGCCCGGCATCTTCTTCGCGCGCCTGGGGGGCGACGAATTCGGCGTGCTGGCGCAGCACAAACTGGCAAACGAGACGCTCATCGAGTTGGGCGAGCGTATCTGCGAAGCGCTCAGCCAGCCCTACCGGGTGGCCGGCAATGTCGCCGAGCTGACCGGCACGATCGGCTGGGCCGCCTTTCCGGAAGCCGGCACGACAGTCCAGCAGGTGTTCGAACGCGCCGACGCCGCCTTGTACGTCGGCAAGGAAGGCCGCCGCGGCACGCCGGTGATCTTCTCGACGGAACATGAGACGCGGATCCGGCGCTCGAGTCTCGTCGCGCAGGAACTCCGCCATGCGGACCTCGAGTCCGAACTGTTCCTCGAGTTTCAACCGATTTACGATGTGCTCACGCAACGCACCATCGGCATGGAGGCGCTCGGGCGCTGGCACAACGAGCGGCTGGGCGCAGTCAGGCCGGAGGAATTCATTCGGATTGCCGAGCGTACCGACCTGATACTGCGCGTCACTGAAGTGCTGCTGCGCAAGGCGCTCGAGGAAGTATCGCGCTGGCCGTCCGATCTCTATCTGTCGTTCAATCTCTCCGCAGTCGACATTTCGACTTCGGCGCGCGCTCGCCGCCTGGTCGATATCGTGCTGGGCAGCGGCATGCCCGCGCATCGCGTGAACTTCGAAATCACGGAAACCGCGGTCACGCGCGATTTCGAACAGGCTCACAGTTCGCTCACGATGATCAAGCAAGCCGGCTGCCGTGTCTCGCTCGACGATTTCGGCACGGGTTATTCGAGCCTCAGCTATGTGCATCGCCTGCCCTTCGATACGATCAAGATCGACCGCAGCTTCATGACCGACGTGGATTCCAACAGCGCATCGAAGAAGATCGTCAAGTCGGTGCTCGATCTGTGCAGAAACCTCGGACTCGAATGCATCGTGGAAGGACTCGAAACGTCATCGCAAGCCGACGCCGTCAAGGCGCTGGGCGCCCGTGCGCTACAGGGCTATCTGTTCGGCAGACCGATGCGGGCCAGCGCCGTCCCGGCCTACCTGCAGACGGCGCTCGGAGAGGGATACGTCGTCGAGACGTAA